Proteins found in one Plasmodium malariae genome assembly, chromosome: 13 genomic segment:
- the PmUG01_13058400 gene encoding Plasmodium exported protein, unknown function has protein sequence MKESFNSTIFIKIFIFTLLIWIIHYNNKLNRCSGLLDETYKLDRNLCLTTNRLLAHYSVNGKFDVLYSKVLDEDVSENNKDTLLKNEELKDSTLKRVEWGKVAKSNKSSLFSRVDVLCEKKIFSLLDSFDKIRNNEEINDWEKCKAINRKKIKLALIPLSLLVLSLSVFLKLVHRFKEPSTKISSDLLTIILLGLIFAMIISIVLGIIYTYEKIKKYRMIKKI, from the exons atgaaagaaagTTTCAATTccactatttttattaaaatcttTATCTTTACTCTTTTAATTTGGATAATtcattataacaataaactg aaTAGATGCAGTGGGTTATTGGATGAGACGTATAAGTTAGATAGAAATTTATGCTTAACAACTAATCGACTGTTAGCGCATTATTCAGTGAATGGAAAATTTGATGTGTTATATAGCAAAGTACTAGATGAAGATGTATCTGAAAATAACAAAGAcacattattaaaaaacgaagaattaaaagataGTACATTAAAAAGAGTGGAATGGGGTAAAGTAGCTAAAAGTAATAAATCTTCGTTATTTAGTAGAGTGGATGTATtgtgtgaaaaaaaaatattcagtTTATTAGATTCCTTTGACAAAATAAGGAATAACGAAGAAATCAACGATTGGGAAAAGTGTAAAGCCATAAATAGaaagaagataaaattaGCACTTATTCCATTATCTTTGTTAGTATTGAGTTTAtcagtatttttaaaattagttCATAGATTTAAAGAACCATCTACTAAAATTAGTAGTGATTTGTTAACAATAATTTTACTAGGTTTGATATTTGCAATGATCATATCTATTGTATTAggtattatttatacctatgaaaagattaaaaaatatagaatgataaagaaaatataa